In one window of Camelina sativa cultivar DH55 chromosome 15, Cs, whole genome shotgun sequence DNA:
- the LOC104747747 gene encoding uncharacterized protein LOC104747747, which yields MFTKSILLPFLLIIIFVSASQASRQLWDGGFSQMFGSKSGFHGFSGTSGGSGGGFASGDVMNPTHTCSAQGPCSGKKLTCPEQCYKSTNVNKDGYKSTSRSGGCSFDCTTKCTASCSN from the coding sequence atgtTTACAAAATCGATCCTTTTACCTTTTCTTCTAATAATAATCTTCGTCTCAGCATCTCAAGCTAGTCGTCAACTTTGGGATGGTGGATTCAGTCAGATGTTTGGATCCAAATCTGGGTTTCATGGGTTTTCGGGGACCTCTGGTGGTTCTGGAGGAGGATTCGCTTCTGGAGATGTGATGAATCCGACACATACCTGCTCGGCGCAAGGACCTTGTAGCGGTAAGAAACTGACGTGTCCCGAGCAGTGCTACAAATCAACCAACGTTAACAAGGATGGTTATAAAAGCACCAGCCGTAGCGGAGGATGTTCATTTGACTGTACGACCAAGTGTACCGCATCTTGTTCAAATTAA